The following proteins are co-located in the Candidatus Methanogranum gryphiswaldense genome:
- the dapF gene encoding diaminopimelate epimerase, which translates to MIFWKYHGIGNDFILLDGSKGDLSIDTEFCKKYCDRNFGIGADGVLYLLPGEGTDITMRIINADGSEAEMCGNGIRCIAKHAYDFNIVKKEEFTIHTLAGNMKAKLNIENGKVSTVQIDMGAPILDAKKVPINADGRFLDQPFQADGIRFKANAVSMGNPHFITFSDLSNEQVRRLGPIIECHPFFPKKTNVEFCKIKDGKIYITVYERGAAWTLACGTGACATTTAAAINGLVPFNVPIDVHLPGGWLKITVDKDLTYVLMEGPAELVYEGKLN; encoded by the coding sequence ATGATCTTCTGGAAATACCATGGCATCGGCAATGACTTCATCTTATTGGACGGCTCCAAAGGAGACCTGAGTATAGATACGGAATTCTGCAAGAAGTATTGCGACCGCAACTTCGGCATTGGGGCAGACGGAGTGCTCTATCTCCTACCAGGGGAAGGGACCGACATAACCATGAGGATAATCAACGCCGACGGTTCCGAAGCAGAGATGTGCGGCAACGGCATCAGATGCATAGCCAAACATGCATACGATTTCAACATAGTGAAAAAAGAAGAATTCACCATCCATACACTCGCCGGAAACATGAAGGCGAAGCTTAACATAGAGAATGGAAAGGTCTCTACGGTGCAGATAGACATGGGCGCCCCCATACTGGATGCGAAAAAGGTCCCGATCAATGCAGATGGAAGGTTCCTAGATCAACCGTTCCAAGCAGATGGCATAAGATTCAAAGCAAATGCCGTATCCATGGGAAATCCCCATTTCATAACATTCTCGGACCTTTCCAACGAGCAGGTCAGAAGATTGGGACCCATCATAGAATGCCATCCATTCTTTCCCAAGAAGACCAACGTCGAATTCTGCAAGATAAAGGATGGAAAAATATACATCACCGTATATGAGAGGGGTGCGGCATGGACCCTGGCCTGCGGGACAGGGGCGTGTGCCACAACAACCGCTGCAGCGATCAATGGATTGGTGCCTTTCAATGTGCCGATCGATGTTCACCTACCCGGAGGATGGCTAAAGATAACGGTCGACAAGGACCTTACTTATGTACTCATGGAAGGGCCAGCAGAACTAGTTTACGAAGGAAAACTCAATTAA
- the dapB gene encoding 4-hydroxy-tetrahydrodipicolinate reductase, whose translation MINVVVGGATGKLGSLVCELIIGSEDMNLSGTIVSASGGNIGKELYPGIIARGPDSLKELLKDADVYVDLTTPSAASKILVDIPNTGANIVLGTTAVPKDIIDEMSANVAKNNTSALISANFAVGVNVFWKMCEIMATYLDDYDIEVIEAHHSAKKDAPSGTAMEAVKRLQAATGIEKTVCGREGVTGPRQKEIGIHSIRAGDIIGDHTVIFAKNMERLELTHKAISREALARGCVTSIRWMAYKKDGKVHSMNEVLDL comes from the coding sequence ATGATAAATGTCGTCGTAGGGGGCGCGACAGGCAAATTGGGAAGCCTGGTCTGCGAACTGATTATTGGATCCGAAGATATGAACCTCTCCGGTACTATCGTCTCGGCCTCTGGTGGAAACATAGGTAAAGAACTGTACCCCGGTATCATAGCTAGAGGGCCTGATTCTCTCAAAGAACTGCTCAAGGATGCTGATGTTTATGTGGACCTAACCACACCCTCGGCAGCATCCAAGATACTCGTGGATATCCCGAATACGGGGGCTAACATCGTCCTCGGAACCACTGCTGTGCCAAAGGATATCATCGACGAGATGTCTGCTAATGTTGCCAAAAACAACACCTCGGCACTCATCTCAGCTAATTTCGCCGTCGGAGTGAACGTATTCTGGAAGATGTGCGAGATCATGGCAACATATCTCGATGATTACGACATCGAGGTTATAGAAGCGCACCACAGCGCCAAAAAGGATGCCCCCTCAGGTACCGCTATGGAAGCAGTAAAAAGACTCCAGGCGGCAACCGGCATTGAGAAGACAGTATGCGGGAGGGAAGGTGTCACCGGTCCGAGACAAAAAGAGATCGGTATCCACTCCATCCGTGCCGGTGACATCATCGGTGACCATACGGTGATCTTCGCAAAGAACATGGAGCGCTTGGAACTGACACATAAGGCCATATCTCGCGAGGCTTTGGCGAGAGGATGTGTCACATCGATAAGATGGATGGCCTACAAGAAGGACGGAAAGGTCCACAGCATGAACGAGGTGTTAGACCTATGA
- the pgk gene encoding phosphoglycerate kinase, which yields MNTQHDFYTLDDFDFKDKTVLLRVDINCPISKDKLEIINDVRIRSIVPTVRELIGKRAKLVILAHQSRKGKWDCIGLEQHAKKLSRNLNIPVKYVNDVIGDEAKKAIKALEPGQVLLLGNVREIDSESEELDMYVHAEGEIVRELTPLIDYYVCDAFGAAHRSQCSLVGFQIKVPSASGRLMARELYALQSIFNNPRRPSVFILGGAKFGDVPHMIDVVMEHDMADTVIIVGLAGNAFLYARGVDIGEASSAILKEELTPENINTARAVISKYGSHILLPVDVAVERNGKRVSVNIGDMPTPEPALDIGDQSIEKFQKVIESSQTSFMSGPAGMFEKPGFEVGTRALMEAMVNSKGLSVIGGGHTAGAAEKFDYADRMSYLSTGGGALEAFLLREPMPVIEALKQSKKVFKADD from the coding sequence ATGAACACGCAACACGACTTTTACACGCTCGATGACTTTGATTTCAAGGACAAGACCGTCCTTTTGAGGGTGGATATCAATTGCCCCATATCGAAGGATAAATTGGAGATAATAAACGATGTCAGGATAAGGTCGATAGTCCCTACGGTCAGGGAACTTATTGGCAAAAGGGCCAAACTCGTGATCCTGGCACACCAATCAAGGAAAGGAAAGTGGGATTGCATAGGCCTGGAGCAGCACGCAAAGAAGCTTTCGAGAAATCTCAATATACCGGTGAAATACGTCAATGATGTCATCGGCGATGAGGCCAAGAAGGCGATCAAAGCATTGGAACCCGGACAGGTCCTTCTTTTGGGGAATGTCAGGGAGATAGACTCAGAGAGCGAGGAGTTGGACATGTATGTCCATGCCGAGGGCGAGATCGTAAGAGAGTTGACGCCTTTGATCGATTACTATGTGTGTGATGCTTTCGGAGCCGCCCACCGTTCCCAATGTTCCCTTGTTGGATTCCAGATAAAGGTCCCCTCTGCATCTGGAAGATTGATGGCCAGAGAACTCTATGCCCTTCAATCCATATTCAATAACCCTCGTCGTCCCTCAGTATTCATTCTTGGAGGGGCCAAGTTCGGTGATGTGCCGCATATGATCGATGTGGTGATGGAGCATGATATGGCCGACACGGTGATCATAGTCGGTCTGGCCGGTAACGCATTCTTATATGCCAGGGGGGTGGATATCGGTGAGGCCAGTAGTGCCATTTTGAAGGAAGAGCTCACTCCCGAGAACATCAATACTGCCAGAGCGGTCATTTCCAAATACGGTTCTCATATCTTGCTGCCTGTGGATGTGGCGGTCGAAAGGAACGGAAAGCGTGTATCCGTCAACATAGGTGACATGCCAACTCCCGAACCTGCTTTGGACATAGGAGATCAATCCATCGAGAAGTTCCAGAAGGTCATCGAATCATCTCAGACCTCTTTCATGTCAGGTCCTGCAGGAATGTTCGAGAAACCCGGTTTCGAGGTTGGTACAAGGGCATTGATGGAGGCCATGGTCAATAGCAAGGGGCTTTCTGTCATTGGAGGAGGACACACCGCAGGGGCGGCTGAGAAGTTCGACTATGCAGACAGGATGTCCTATCTGAGTACAGGGGGAGGGGCGCTCGAGGCATTCCTTCTGAGAGAGCCCATGCCTGTGATAGAAGCGTTGAAGCAGTCCAAAAAGGTCTTCAAGGCAGATGATTGA
- the lysA gene encoding diaminopimelate decarboxylase, whose amino-acid sequence MRDFEGKSGIMMFGGMPVTEIADKFGTPVYVTDEQMLRENYRNLYGAFSKYMNTKIHYACKANTSLAILSILNQEGCGIDAVSVGEVMTCIKAGIPPERIMYTGVNVSNAELKAVTDMGVMINVDSRSELERLSKINKNLPISFRVTPGVGSGHSDKVITGKKGSKFGIPKEEVIQTYLRAKELGFNIKGIHAHIGSGGQSVEPFMEMMDVLTDTVNELKENGIELEFIDMGGGIGVPYRMNEEEMDLDELAMNVTDIITENTDIKTIILEPGRYIICDSTILLTRCVDVKDAGTKKYIGVDAGFNTLIRPAMYDSYHYVAIGNRFGKAATDKYDIAGPICESGDFLAHDRALPTPEEGDVVVVYNAGAYGFTMSSNYNSRPLCAEVLVNNGKADLIREKETVEEQWRHQIIPKRLIK is encoded by the coding sequence ATGAGGGATTTCGAAGGAAAGAGCGGAATCATGATGTTCGGCGGAATGCCAGTAACAGAAATCGCTGATAAGTTCGGCACGCCAGTATACGTCACCGACGAACAGATGCTCAGAGAGAACTATAGGAATCTATACGGTGCATTCTCGAAATACATGAACACCAAGATACATTATGCCTGCAAGGCTAACACCAGTTTGGCCATACTAAGCATATTGAATCAAGAAGGCTGTGGCATTGATGCGGTGTCTGTAGGAGAGGTTATGACCTGCATCAAAGCAGGAATTCCCCCTGAGCGCATAATGTACACTGGTGTAAACGTAAGTAACGCCGAACTCAAAGCCGTAACCGACATGGGTGTGATGATAAACGTCGATTCCAGATCTGAATTGGAAAGACTGTCGAAGATCAACAAAAACCTCCCCATCTCATTCCGTGTGACCCCGGGGGTTGGCTCTGGACACAGTGATAAGGTCATAACAGGCAAAAAAGGCTCCAAATTCGGAATACCCAAGGAAGAGGTCATACAAACATACCTCAGAGCAAAGGAACTTGGATTCAATATCAAAGGCATACATGCACACATCGGCTCCGGAGGACAATCGGTAGAACCCTTCATGGAAATGATGGATGTGCTTACCGATACCGTGAACGAACTGAAGGAGAACGGCATAGAACTGGAGTTCATAGACATGGGCGGAGGCATCGGCGTCCCCTATAGAATGAATGAGGAAGAGATGGACCTCGATGAACTGGCCATGAATGTGACCGATATCATAACCGAGAACACCGATATCAAGACGATCATCCTAGAGCCCGGAAGATACATCATATGTGATTCCACCATACTTCTAACAAGGTGTGTCGACGTCAAGGATGCGGGGACCAAGAAATACATCGGCGTGGACGCTGGCTTCAACACGCTCATCCGTCCGGCAATGTATGATTCCTATCACTACGTCGCCATAGGGAACAGATTCGGAAAAGCGGCGACCGATAAATACGATATCGCCGGGCCCATATGCGAATCTGGGGACTTCCTTGCACATGACAGGGCACTGCCTACACCCGAGGAAGGAGATGTCGTTGTCGTGTACAATGCGGGAGCGTATGGATTCACCATGTCAAGCAACTATAATTCGAGACCTCTCTGTGCAGAAGTGCTGGTAAACAACGGCAAGGCGGATCTCATACGCGAAAAGGAGACCGTCGAAGAACAGTGGAGACACCAGATTATACCCAAGAGGCTCATAAAATGA
- a CDS encoding type II glyceraldehyde-3-phosphate dehydrogenase produces MAKVKVGINGYGTIGKRVATAVSLQKDMEVVGVTKTRPNFETLMAIEKGFDVYIPETSVDAFNKANVKYAGTIKDLYDRIDIMVDCTPGDFGEQYKAEYAAAGIKGIFQGGEDHGLTGISFNSTANYSESWGAQFSRVVSCNTTGLLRTLFPIDKEFKIKNIYVTIVRRAADPGDSVTGPINGLEPSVKLPTHHGPDVQSIMPWLNINTMAVKASTTLMHMHTVVVELSRETTTEEVLNVFRSSPRVRMVKSKDGIKTTAEVMEMARDIGRDRSDMYEIVIWEDGVKVVGNKLYYYQGVHQESDVVPENVDCIRSMCKLDEDVARSVKKTNDSMHIPNKG; encoded by the coding sequence ATGGCGAAAGTAAAGGTCGGGATTAACGGATACGGAACCATTGGAAAAAGAGTTGCCACAGCGGTCAGTCTCCAGAAGGACATGGAGGTCGTGGGGGTCACCAAGACAAGGCCCAACTTCGAGACACTGATGGCCATAGAGAAAGGGTTCGATGTTTACATTCCAGAAACGAGCGTTGATGCATTCAATAAAGCTAATGTGAAATATGCTGGAACCATCAAAGACCTTTACGATAGGATCGATATCATGGTGGACTGTACACCAGGTGATTTTGGTGAACAGTATAAGGCGGAGTATGCCGCAGCTGGAATCAAAGGAATATTCCAGGGAGGCGAGGACCACGGGCTTACAGGCATATCGTTCAATTCCACTGCCAATTACAGTGAATCATGGGGCGCCCAGTTCTCGCGTGTCGTCTCTTGCAATACAACAGGTCTTCTCAGGACCCTTTTCCCGATAGACAAGGAATTCAAGATCAAGAACATTTACGTTACGATCGTCAGAAGAGCGGCCGATCCTGGAGACAGTGTCACCGGCCCCATCAACGGATTGGAGCCCTCGGTCAAGCTTCCCACCCATCATGGTCCGGATGTGCAGAGCATAATGCCGTGGCTCAACATAAACACCATGGCAGTGAAGGCATCCACAACTCTGATGCATATGCATACCGTCGTCGTTGAGCTTTCCAGAGAGACGACCACAGAAGAGGTACTGAACGTCTTCAGGTCCTCTCCCAGGGTCAGGATGGTCAAGAGCAAGGACGGGATAAAGACCACAGCAGAGGTCATGGAGATGGCAAGAGATATCGGCAGGGACAGGTCCGACATGTATGAGATCGTGATCTGGGAGGACGGTGTCAAGGTGGTCGGCAACAAGCTCTACTACTATCAGGGCGTCCATCAGGAATCCGATGTTGTTCCAGAGAATGTAGATTGTATAAGATCAATGTGCAAGTTGGATGAGGATGTGGCGAGGTCTGTAAAGAAGACCAATGATTCCATGCACATCCCCAACAAAGGGTGA
- a CDS encoding aminotransferase class I/II-fold pyridoxal phosphate-dependent enzyme has protein sequence MMTKFEQSERLQKLPPYLFVRLEELTASKKKEGWDLIDFGIGDPDLPTPEPIVDALKKAVEINSNQKYSSSQGEKDLRVAVAKWYKKRFDLDIDPDKNVCITIGSKEAIFNISQAFVNCGETIIAPSPGYPVYSGASTLFNEAKCVLVPLKAENNWLLDMNECPKGARMLYINYPNNPTGATCDKKYLKNVYDWCEKNKTILCYDNAYSEMCYDGYKAPSILEIGPDAIEFGSFSKTFNMTGWRLGYAVGHPDLIAGLKKCKGQIDSGAPIFIQKAAIAALEMYGPNGEIPQVVQNSMKEYALRRKVLVDGLRELGYEVTMPKGTFYIWFDCGMPSFDFTAKMVDLGIVVTPGSGFGESAEGYIRMTVTEPVERIKEALARMKRGSYL, from the coding sequence ATCATGACCAAATTCGAACAATCGGAAAGACTCCAAAAATTACCGCCTTATCTGTTCGTAAGGCTGGAAGAACTCACTGCTTCCAAGAAGAAAGAGGGATGGGACCTCATCGATTTCGGCATAGGGGACCCTGATCTTCCAACGCCAGAACCTATCGTCGATGCATTGAAAAAGGCCGTAGAGATCAATTCCAATCAAAAGTATTCGTCATCCCAAGGAGAAAAAGACCTTAGAGTGGCAGTGGCCAAATGGTACAAGAAAAGATTCGATCTGGATATCGATCCTGATAAGAATGTTTGCATAACCATAGGTTCTAAAGAAGCGATATTCAACATATCTCAGGCATTCGTGAACTGCGGTGAAACAATAATCGCTCCAAGCCCCGGATACCCAGTTTACTCTGGAGCTTCGACCCTGTTCAATGAAGCCAAATGCGTTCTGGTACCTCTAAAGGCGGAGAACAACTGGCTCCTTGATATGAATGAATGCCCCAAAGGGGCGAGGATGTTGTATATCAACTATCCGAACAATCCCACCGGAGCGACATGCGACAAGAAATACCTGAAAAATGTGTATGACTGGTGCGAGAAGAACAAGACCATCCTTTGCTACGATAACGCCTACTCGGAAATGTGCTATGACGGTTACAAGGCCCCCTCGATACTTGAGATCGGCCCTGATGCCATAGAATTCGGATCGTTCTCCAAGACATTCAATATGACCGGATGGAGACTCGGATACGCCGTCGGTCATCCAGACCTCATCGCGGGATTGAAGAAATGCAAAGGACAGATCGATTCAGGAGCGCCCATATTCATACAGAAGGCCGCCATCGCAGCACTTGAGATGTATGGACCAAATGGAGAGATCCCTCAAGTCGTCCAGAACAGCATGAAGGAATATGCACTCAGAAGGAAGGTGCTCGTGGACGGTCTGAGAGAACTAGGGTACGAAGTTACCATGCCCAAAGGGACCTTCTATATCTGGTTCGACTGTGGAATGCCCTCGTTCGATTTCACAGCAAAGATGGTGGACCTCGGCATCGTCGTAACACCTGGATCCGGATTCGGTGAATCTGCGGAAGGATACATCAGGATGACCGTGACCGAACCTGTCGAAAGGATCAAAGAAGCACTCGCCAGAATGAAGAGAGGCAGTTATCTTTAA
- a CDS encoding Lrp/AsnC family transcriptional regulator yields the protein MIDNLDKHILEIMKKDSRCPFVEIASQLGVSEGTVRSRVHRMTEEGIIRGFTIKTSSKNVKALVEIRIDVNTDTEAIAKELAGYEGVTEVFEVTGDQDIIAIVDVESSQNLNEIIERVRRYDNILSTRTRLILKEHFGDS from the coding sequence ATGATAGACAACCTTGACAAACACATCCTGGAGATCATGAAGAAGGACTCCAGGTGCCCGTTCGTAGAGATAGCCAGCCAATTAGGTGTATCCGAAGGGACGGTAAGAAGCAGGGTACACAGGATGACAGAAGAAGGTATAATCCGCGGATTTACCATTAAAACAAGCTCGAAGAATGTCAAAGCACTTGTAGAGATAAGGATTGACGTCAACACAGACACCGAAGCTATTGCAAAAGAACTTGCTGGGTATGAAGGCGTTACTGAAGTATTCGAAGTCACCGGAGATCAAGATATAATCGCCATAGTTGATGTGGAGTCATCCCAGAACCTTAATGAGATAATAGAAAGGGTCCGCCGTTATGACAATATATTGAGTACTCGTACTCGTCTTATCCTCAAAGAACATTTCGGAGATAGTTAA
- a CDS encoding aspartate kinase, with amino-acid sequence MITVMKFGGTSVGSPEALKRVASIIINSEGQKVVVASAMSGVTNFLVSAAETANEKEKEKVIDDFNEKHLDAAKKLFNEEQLAAFMKEYNIRFDKFRKLIMNKKAAEDPFYKDNVSSQGERFSTLILAHVLKSMGQKAIAMTSEDCGISAEGRPLNGSAMLSKTETLMTMKLKPVVENNIIPVITGFYGINDEGKVLTFGRGGSDYSAAVVANGLNADMLEIWTDVNGFMSADPRVIPDAVSIDEMNYAEAAELAYFGAKVLHPRTIEPVRMKHIPLKVKNSFKPEDPGTLIHHLKKKTDEMLKSVAVKTDLSIISISSAEIAYRPKMVARIIEKMSENDVIIYSISTSLSTVAFLIHNNDVKMTMMKLNTLEPGDIERIEVKSDVALVCAVGDDLLSRCGVSGDIFTAVKEARANVEMISEGASDVSLNFVVPMFRVTEVIKILHKKFVGENI; translated from the coding sequence ATGATCACAGTCATGAAATTCGGAGGCACAAGCGTAGGGTCTCCAGAAGCATTGAAGAGAGTTGCAAGTATAATAATCAACAGCGAAGGCCAAAAAGTGGTTGTAGCATCAGCGATGTCTGGTGTGACCAATTTCCTTGTGAGTGCCGCTGAAACAGCAAACGAGAAGGAAAAAGAAAAGGTAATTGATGATTTCAATGAGAAACATCTAGATGCCGCCAAGAAACTCTTCAACGAAGAGCAACTGGCTGCGTTCATGAAAGAATACAATATCAGGTTCGATAAGTTCAGGAAACTGATCATGAACAAGAAGGCAGCAGAGGACCCCTTCTACAAGGATAATGTATCCTCTCAGGGAGAAAGGTTCTCCACCCTCATACTTGCACATGTGTTGAAATCCATGGGACAAAAGGCAATCGCAATGACCTCCGAAGATTGCGGCATAAGCGCGGAAGGAAGGCCTTTGAACGGAAGCGCCATGTTGAGCAAAACGGAAACGCTGATGACCATGAAGCTCAAACCTGTCGTCGAAAACAACATAATACCCGTGATCACCGGGTTCTATGGAATAAACGATGAGGGGAAGGTCCTGACCTTCGGAAGAGGTGGCTCAGATTATTCCGCTGCGGTGGTAGCAAATGGTCTCAATGCAGATATGCTTGAGATCTGGACAGATGTGAACGGTTTCATGTCAGCAGACCCAAGGGTGATACCCGATGCGGTAAGCATTGACGAAATGAACTACGCAGAAGCTGCAGAACTGGCATATTTTGGCGCCAAGGTGCTCCACCCCAGAACGATAGAGCCTGTTAGGATGAAGCATATCCCTCTCAAGGTGAAGAACTCGTTCAAACCTGAAGACCCGGGAACACTGATACATCATCTAAAGAAAAAGACAGACGAAATGCTGAAAAGCGTGGCTGTAAAAACAGACCTATCCATCATATCGATAAGTTCCGCAGAGATAGCATACAGGCCAAAAATGGTCGCTAGGATCATCGAGAAGATGTCCGAGAACGACGTAATCATCTATTCAATATCAACATCACTTTCCACAGTAGCGTTCCTGATACACAACAACGATGTCAAGATGACAATGATGAAGTTGAACACACTGGAACCAGGTGACATTGAGAGAATAGAAGTGAAGAGCGATGTTGCACTGGTTTGCGCCGTTGGGGACGACCTGCTATCAAGATGTGGAGTATCTGGAGATATCTTTACTGCTGTGAAAGAAGCAAGGGCGAACGTCGAGATGATATCCGAAGGGGCATCTGATGTTTCACTCAACTTCGTGGTTCCGATGTTCAGAGTGACAGAAGTAATCAAGATACTCCACAAGAAATTCGTAGGTGAAAACATATGA
- a CDS encoding mechanosensitive ion channel family protein, which translates to MRSKRAIIALSIMALLATIVVCPIATADATDESDVSLISTSEKFEIESSYTYVLYVIVANNLEYQEDPSLSNQRWISITIESVDNVTGVSSENNFILAGQETKELTITLTADRYSSSGTFDLVISLQIQSLDSDDTTIVYNEYTFQMTVSSSLDDGESYNKIIGIFVNPFPSPFNSPLATAVISFFIALIIGMIIIMIVAPILMKIIFHGYTKEERKKYRRSLEKFLSLIAILYSIDLSLAIYGAPVDVISTFKTWSYVLYICLGATIAWNLYKAFITYTLTRIHNEIVLGDVDDLYPDEPSDLEPLFHLIGKIIISLVAVAAILTSFGFDMAAVITSAGLVTLGITWGAQSVLNQFFSGIVLLTTRPFKTGDLVQVGTSEKTYKVKKVSVMNTTFENWANEDVIIMPNNSVASSAITNLTGKSLVYKIHVFMTVAYGTDLDKAKQIMLDIGRTHAEVIIDGSVELPYVRVTAFQDSSIQIRLTVYVKDYNNYSKVGAELGEEIYKKFMAEGINIPYPQMDVHVDYVHNDG; encoded by the coding sequence ATGAGGTCAAAGAGGGCAATTATCGCACTTTCCATTATGGCTCTTCTTGCCACAATAGTAGTGTGCCCTATCGCTACTGCTGACGCTACTGACGAAAGTGATGTAAGCCTCATAAGTACAAGTGAGAAATTTGAGATAGAGTCCTCGTACACATACGTTCTTTATGTAATCGTAGCAAACAATCTGGAGTACCAAGAGGATCCTAGTTTATCCAATCAACGTTGGATATCGATCACTATCGAATCCGTGGACAATGTGACTGGTGTATCCAGTGAGAATAATTTCATACTTGCAGGGCAGGAAACAAAGGAGCTGACGATCACCCTCACAGCCGATAGATATTCATCCTCGGGTACATTCGATCTTGTTATATCGCTTCAGATACAGTCCCTTGATTCGGACGACACTACAATAGTATACAATGAATATACATTCCAGATGACTGTATCCTCATCCCTGGACGACGGAGAGAGTTATAACAAGATCATAGGTATATTCGTCAATCCTTTTCCAAGTCCCTTTAACAGCCCTCTCGCGACCGCTGTGATATCCTTCTTCATCGCATTGATTATCGGAATGATAATAATAATGATAGTCGCACCTATTTTGATGAAGATCATCTTCCACGGCTACACAAAAGAGGAAAGGAAGAAGTACAGAAGAAGTCTCGAGAAATTCCTATCTCTCATCGCAATACTATATTCAATAGATCTTTCATTGGCCATATACGGAGCGCCAGTCGATGTAATATCGACCTTCAAAACTTGGAGCTACGTGCTATACATATGCCTAGGGGCGACAATAGCCTGGAATCTGTACAAGGCATTCATAACATACACATTGACCAGGATCCACAATGAGATCGTACTTGGTGATGTGGATGACCTATATCCCGACGAACCCAGCGATCTTGAGCCGCTATTCCATCTGATAGGAAAGATCATAATATCCCTAGTTGCCGTCGCAGCGATATTAACGAGTTTTGGATTCGACATGGCAGCTGTCATAACAAGCGCCGGATTGGTCACCCTTGGAATCACATGGGGTGCACAGAGTGTTCTGAACCAGTTCTTCAGCGGAATCGTATTACTGACAACACGTCCATTCAAAACGGGTGATCTGGTACAAGTCGGGACCAGCGAAAAAACTTACAAGGTCAAGAAGGTCAGTGTCATGAACACGACCTTCGAGAACTGGGCCAATGAGGATGTGATCATCATGCCCAACAACTCGGTCGCATCATCTGCGATAACGAATCTGACCGGCAAAAGCCTGGTCTACAAGATACACGTCTTCATGACCGTTGCATACGGAACAGACCTGGACAAAGCCAAACAGATAATGTTGGACATCGGAAGAACCCACGCGGAAGTCATCATCGATGGTTCGGTAGAACTCCCCTACGTAAGAGTGACCGCATTCCAAGATTCCTCCATACAGATAAGATTGACCGTCTATGTCAAAGATTATAACAACTACTCCAAAGTCGGGGCTGAACTTGGTGAAGAGATCTACAAGAAATTCATGGCAGAGGGCATAAACATACCCTACCCACAAATGGACGTCCATGTAGACTATGTACACAACGACGGATAA
- the dapA gene encoding 4-hydroxy-tetrahydrodipicolinate synthase: MFKGTSTAIITPFSKNGSVDEDSLRRLVDFQEENGVNTLVPCGSTGESATLSHEEHVHVIQIVMDQVKRAKVLAGAGSNCTSEAVMLSRRAEDLGADGILSISPYYVKPTQEGIYQHYKTIAEAIDIPLVPYNVPGRTGSNIDADTTLRLANIDNIIAIKEASGNLSQIEKIIRNRPEGFEVLSGDDALTYTLMCKGADGVISVASNCCPDKVSNMVNLLMEDKKAEGEAIDKYLHPLFVALFVESNPIPIKYIMERLGYGNGCPRLPLLPISEEAKKKIDPVLKQMGL, translated from the coding sequence ATGTTCAAAGGCACGTCGACCGCGATCATCACCCCGTTCTCCAAGAACGGATCTGTAGATGAGGACAGTCTCAGAAGATTGGTGGATTTCCAGGAAGAGAATGGAGTGAACACACTAGTACCCTGCGGATCAACAGGAGAATCAGCTACACTTTCCCACGAAGAACACGTGCATGTAATCCAGATCGTGATGGACCAGGTCAAAAGAGCAAAGGTCCTAGCAGGAGCAGGCAGCAATTGTACGTCTGAAGCAGTTATGCTGAGCAGAAGAGCAGAGGACCTAGGGGCTGATGGCATATTGTCCATATCACCTTACTACGTCAAGCCCACGCAAGAAGGCATATACCAACACTACAAGACAATAGCCGAAGCGATTGACATACCTCTTGTACCTTACAATGTACCTGGAAGAACGGGATCCAACATCGACGCGGACACCACGTTGAGATTGGCGAACATAGATAACATCATTGCAATAAAGGAAGCAAGCGGTAATCTTTCGCAAATCGAAAAGATTATTAGGAACAGACCCGAAGGTTTCGAGGTCCTTAGCGGTGACGATGCACTAACCTACACCCTTATGTGTAAGGGGGCCGACGGGGTTATCTCCGTTGCGTCGAATTGCTGCCCAGATAAGGTCTCCAATATGGTAAATCTGCTCATGGAAGACAAGAAAGCAGAAGGCGAAGCGATAGACAAATATCTGCATCCTCTTTTCGTTGCACTATTCGTAGAATCGAATCCGATACCTATAAAATACATAATGGAAAGACTCGGATATGGGAACGGATGCCCACGTCTTCCTCTTCTTCCCATATCGGAAGAAGCAAAGAAGAAGATAGACCCTGTCTTGAAACAAATGGGTCTCTGA